A genome region from Thermomonospora amylolytica includes the following:
- a CDS encoding AAA family ATPase, which produces MTDTQSAAVRNPFATVGHIVHGEAHVGRTGPLEVLRERVLAQQTAGATAIIGPPRIGKSSLAYHLFMRPETRRDHPRLLPVWINVRVRGSAHRLFRQLVEDVWDLLCERSPEVDARLGRAYERAVAADLDWAELQGEAQEFLRLVRRRDWRVVLVLDEFDAAREAFKSQPGAFQALREIAYNVDCNIGLVTTSRRELREIVDMADPAESTFPGIFRSIFLTCFDAAELAALIDRLPADGPHETLAGRLGELTGGHPYLASVLLERICATCRDGVPPPPEEIETLTGPMPPEFQYYYRDLEELLRADGRLRALLEIVLGPQLTVTPNDALHLLQRGLLRVRDDSYRAFSDHFHEYLALLSRDVADWDNWMTVERGLRDLIERGFEDRYGPDWPRELRRTRPKLVTMLDQCEEKMAREVNSFGSRASTRLLDFTYPRDLYDLMASHWDIFGRVLKRDRNYWNERFSLLAKVRNPMVHNRMSVVTPMEQRKFQLYCDEIREVLGAASP; this is translated from the coding sequence ATGACCGACACCCAGTCCGCGGCCGTGCGGAACCCGTTCGCCACGGTCGGTCACATCGTGCACGGCGAGGCGCACGTCGGCCGGACCGGGCCGCTGGAGGTGCTGCGGGAACGGGTGCTGGCGCAGCAGACCGCCGGGGCCACCGCCATCATCGGGCCGCCGCGGATCGGCAAGTCCAGCCTGGCCTACCACCTGTTCATGCGGCCCGAGACCCGCCGGGACCATCCCCGGCTGCTGCCCGTCTGGATCAACGTCCGGGTCCGGGGTTCGGCGCACCGGCTGTTCCGCCAGCTCGTCGAGGACGTCTGGGACCTGCTGTGCGAGCGTTCGCCCGAGGTCGACGCGCGGCTCGGCCGGGCCTACGAACGGGCGGTCGCCGCGGACCTGGACTGGGCCGAGCTGCAGGGCGAGGCCCAGGAGTTCCTGCGGCTGGTGCGGCGGCGGGACTGGCGGGTCGTGCTGGTGCTCGACGAGTTCGACGCCGCGCGCGAGGCCTTCAAGTCGCAGCCCGGCGCCTTCCAGGCGCTCCGCGAGATCGCCTACAACGTGGACTGCAACATCGGCCTGGTCACCACCTCCCGCCGGGAGCTGCGCGAGATCGTGGACATGGCCGACCCGGCCGAGTCGACCTTCCCCGGCATCTTCCGCTCCATCTTCCTGACCTGCTTCGACGCCGCCGAGCTGGCGGCGCTGATCGACCGGCTGCCGGCGGACGGGCCGCACGAGACGCTGGCCGGCAGGCTGGGCGAGCTCACCGGCGGCCATCCCTACCTGGCGAGCGTGCTGCTGGAGCGGATCTGCGCGACCTGCCGGGACGGCGTCCCCCCTCCGCCGGAGGAGATCGAGACGCTGACCGGCCCGATGCCCCCGGAGTTCCAGTACTACTACCGCGACCTGGAGGAACTGCTGCGCGCGGACGGCCGGCTGCGCGCCCTGCTGGAGATCGTCCTCGGCCCCCAGCTGACGGTGACCCCCAACGACGCGCTGCACCTGCTGCAACGCGGCCTGCTCCGGGTGCGGGACGACTCCTACCGGGCCTTCTCCGACCACTTCCACGAGTACCTCGCCCTGCTGAGCCGGGACGTGGCCGACTGGGACAACTGGATGACCGTGGAACGCGGCCTGCGCGACCTGATCGAGCGGGGCTTCGAGGACCGCTACGGCCCCGACTGGCCGCGGGAGCTGCGCCGGACGCGGCCCAAGCTCGTCACGATGCTGGACCAGTGCGAGGAGAAGATGGCCCGCGAGGTGAACTCGTTCGGCTCACGCGCCTCGACCCGCCTGCTGGACTTCACCTACCCGCGCGACCTGTACGACCTGATGGCCTCGCACTGGGACATCTTCGGCCGGGTCCTCAAGAGGGACCGCAACTACTGGAACGAGCGGTTCTCGCTGCTGGCCAAGGTCCGCAACCCCATGGTGCACAACAGGATGTCGGTGGTCACCCCCATGGAGCAGCGCAAGTTCCAGCTCTACTGCGACGAGATCCGGGAGGTCCTGGGCGCCGCCTCCCCCTGA